The Brassica napus cultivar Da-Ae chromosome C1, Da-Ae, whole genome shotgun sequence DNA segment CATCAAGCTGAAACACTACTCCTTTCTTGTTACTCCAGTCCAGTGGCTTGGCAAATAACACTTCGAAGtgcggagaagaagaaggagcctGGAGCAAGTGAGGATGACTCAGATGAAGATTTGTGCATTCTTATCTTTGGTTCCTTACTTTACTCTGATAAAGTGGTAAGTTTAATTTCTCGTTCGGATAAAGgctataatttcaaatattctttggtttttctttctttgaaaaGCATCTTAATGATATTACAAATTGTTTCAGGAAGTTGAGTTCATAAAGAAAGGAAGCTTGACTACTGAAGAACTCGATGCTTTTGTTTCAGCTTTGCAAGTAGCTGGAACAAAACCTGGACAAGATAAGGCAAGTGGAGGTAGAGGTAGCGTACGTGAAGCCACTACAGACAAAACTATTTCTCAATTGGAATCGATGGGAGTGAGAATCTATGGAATTAACAAACCTCTTGGAGAAGATTCTATCGACGAGATATTATGGGACAATATTGCTGGATATGATCAGCAAAGCGGTAAGCTTCAGTTTACATATTTTATCTTCTATCCACTGAAATCACAGCTGTAGTAACTCGATCAACTTCCCAAAAACTCAGATACACACTGATTTAAAACAACAGCTTCTCAAACCTCATGTTAAAACCTTTCAGAAATATGCAACCTTGTTCAATACGTTCCAGCACCCTTCTATTTGTGACTACTGTGGTTTGCGACTGAACACATCGTAAACTCAACATATCTTGCTCTAAACCACCAAACACAAAATATGCAACTGGTTTTAAGTGTTTCACTCGTGTAATCTGGAATCTATGCAAATCCTTGGTTCTGAACTTAAACTTCCAAGCCTTTGGAGACCTCCATTGCTTCTTTTGACAGGTTACATCCACAAGAAATTCAGAATCTGAAAATGGTTTGAAATTCACCACTCTCCTAAGCACGAGTCTCTGAAAGATCTGCTTTTGAACTTATACTTCCATGCTTTAGGatattttcctttcttcttcttagatGACAGTCTTCTAGACATGTGACGTTGAGCAAAGGGTTGATGAACACAGTGAGACTGCAAAAGTATATTCAGAGAATTTTTGACCCCTTcagtaataaaaaaatgtgGCTGCGTCCCACAAGATATACCATCAGATTGCGCAAAACTGTCATCTACACCTGCAGATTCGTTACTTGAATGAAAGTCCTCCTGTAGCTTCCTAACAACCGGAGAAGAACTTGGAACTTTCTCAAGAAACAAATCAGGTTGCTCCACACAAGCACTGTCTGATATCTCACGTTTAACACCAGCTTGTTGCTTCATATCCGGAAGTGAGTCTTTCTTAAATTGTACTTCTGCCTCATGAACCTCTTCCACATTTGGTGAtgtgatcttcttcttcaacaatTCTGTCTCAGAAACAGAATTATTGCTGGAAGCAGACTCAGCTTCATAATGAACCTCCACTGATGAGCAAGCCGGAACAGGAACAAAATGAGCCAACAATCTGCACTTGAAGTCACTCCAGTCTATAACCTTCATTTTACTTCTCTCTTGTATGAACCATTTCATCGCAGCATCTTCTAAGTGGAAGTACACGAGAGTTAACTTCTCGTTGTCTTAATATGTGTTAAAGAACTTCTCCGCTTTTGATAACCAAACATTAGGATTTGGTCCCTTGAACTCAGGCAACTTTTCGAACATAGCTACCATGATTATCAATATTCAACGCACCATCCCGATAACCTAACAGAGAATCATTTCGGTTTTGTTCCAGATTGGGATCTAGTACCTGAGAACGAAGACTCGAAGATTCTGTCAACAGCGACGAACGAACGTTGTTACCAACTTCACTGACAACACTGGATCCTGAACCTCGTCGCTCCCCTGGATCACCGTTCATGAAAGCTTTGTGGCATCTAACAAATTTAGCTTTCATTATAATCTTCTCTGGATCATCGTCTATACCAAACTCCCAAATAAACTTAGTCTTCATCTCATCCCAACTTCGAATTGGAAAAAAATTGCTGATACTATTAAGATACTCAGCAGCCTCTCCTTCAATAAATCCACCAGCCATGTGCAACTTTTCGAAATCAGTGAGTTGTTTGAGGACAAAGTAATCCTCCATCCACCACCTCAATTCGACATTCGGAAACATCAGAACCTCTACGATTCCCATGGTTATGTATCCTCTGTAGCGATCGATGACAAACTCTCCGATCAATCACTTCGTCTTCCCCACTCCGATCAAATCTCTTCACCACTCCGTCACACTGTCCCACCACCGCGTTTGATCCGATCTCAGTTTCACCGCACCAATAATAGACTTTAGAAATCCCTAACTCTTTTATTGATCTTCAGTGTCAGATTACAACGAGCAAGACACTTACAATGAATAGAAAAACGATCTCATGGCGATCATAGAGATGATCTCATGGCAATCATCTCCTCCAAGCTCATAGCGCTTGAATCACATCAACATCATAAGCATAACCTCTCTTCTTCGATCAAGCTCTCCATTTATACGTCGTCTGCTTCCTTGCTTCAGCTATTCCAACTGCAAAGCCACTTATTCAGCCAGAGTCTCTTATCCCTTTAATCCTTCTTGTCCACATCAGCTTTATTTGGCTTCTTCATTTAAGTATCTATAAATAATTCATCCTTTGAAAACAAGCTTGCCCACAAGCTTGTATGGGAAGAAATCACTGACAAATGAATCATGATCAGACTCATTAATACCACACTCATGCtggtcttctctctctcctgtTGAGACTTCAATACTTCAACCACTGGCCAAGCTGAGCAAATGAAGCTTCTCTTTATACTTGAACATCCAAGAATTTGGCATTTTACTTCTTCTCCTTTGTTGCATCACCTTGTTGCCACTCTGAACAGGCCAGCCACTCCACAATACGTGAGCTTCAATTAAGCTGCTTGTCTCTTTGTGTTTCTTCCTTTCAAATAATCCAGCCATCTAAAAAGAACAACTGGAGTTATCCTTACTTCTCCAGCGATGCCAAAGAAAACAAGAACTGCTCCAAGAACACCAACCACCATGTAATAACAGAGTATGCACTTGTTTAAGTCTTGCTTTGTATTTGAATCTCCATGTTTTGTAACATTTCTTCCATTTCTGCCTTTGTTGTATCAGAACTTGCAGCATGTATCTCTTGATAAACATTAATTGAGGGagcttcttcaaggttccaagcttcttcaaggttccaagcttgtccAAAGATCTCCTATGGTCAAGGTTGAGAGGGAGTATTGAAATGAAGAAGGAAAAAGCAATGACTTAGTTGTTGCAAAGAAGAAAACATGACCAAAGAAAAAAAGTCATTGCATGATCCAAGCCAACCCATCCACGGGAATTCATCAtgaggactacctattgtgcaagctcttcaagtattctctgactggagaagcgatgcactagcttaagcagctacccacaagatctctaacatcctgagccaacatcaagaatgctttcttgcgaaacttcttcgatgaggcacacgctgaagacttgaggagtaAAATCGCTACATTCGCGCAGGAGactggagagtctttcaaagatgcgtggatcagattcaagttcttccagtgagactgtccacaccacggattcaacgaagtgcaacttctgagcactttcttcagaggtatcaccttgaggtatcagatggctcttgatacagctagCAAGGGAAAcgtcaacaccaggaatccggtggaggctgtgagactgatagaaaatctagcaaacaacatcagcaccaagaacactgactttgagaggaagaagtctgttGCATCCCTAGGGAAGGAGCTGATGGACGAAGTTAGAGCAAAGTTAAatgtggttcatgagcttcttaggaagcaggtctgctcagctgaaggagaagaagctgtagacatggaaggagaagaagatgtgaactacattggaggtactggatttcggatttctggaaaccagggtggaaacaaaaacttctttggcaatggtcagaggagtaaccagagttcacagttccagaaacctttcagcaacaacagcagaggctatggaaactcattCTACCAGAATCCACGACCatagactcaggaaagcaagattgaagcgatgcttgacagagttctggaaggacagcaacaactcactgtggatttcaatgggaagatagattccgcctacaacagtctgaacacaagaattgagaccttagggactcaggtgaggaagcttgaaatgcaagtggttcagactggagacattgtaaagaggcaagaagccttggctagagaggcagcagttgagaaagcaaaacaccacgtaaatgccatcatagatgatgatttctggcaagtggtgaagcatgagaagcttagagaaggagacttcgaagttgaaagctccatgagtttcggcggatcacattggtgtcgaccgatgtcaatcaatacacatcgctcgacagaccatgacgaaaatcgatcgacagattactctaaaaatcgatcgacgtcatctgCTGAATCGACTGCGGAATGTAGCGCAATTcgaatcatgactcatgaggaattcacagaaaaacatcctcacccaccctcccctttctacgtcaaaatcgatcgaccgcATGAGCCAGCAGTCGACCGACAGAGAGAGACCGATATCGATCGACCCCCCCttacctcccatcgatcgatgggcacctctcacctaccgagtgcagttaccatctattgataatgaccgaatcaacgcacttagaccaccacctaaacctttagcaaacccaccagaacctacaaccaacccttcatacactacaccagagcctatgcaagttgatgaggcaactgaaggaagaaggttaaggaaaaggaaggagaagaatcctaagaaccttaagagggaagctaatgagaaggagatgtatggtttcactaagagagtcctcagaatcccagtggagaaaccttttgatgaagtttatttcacacaccggttgtggatgttcttcagaaagactaaggagactgaggaggacattaggagaatgtttcatcatgtcagggaaatgatgaaactaaggatcacattgaagaaga contains these protein-coding regions:
- the BNAC01G25980D gene encoding uncharacterized protein BNAC01G25980D, translated to MILRSWDNPVAWQITLRSAEKKKEPGASEDDSDEDLCILIFGSLLYSDKVEVEFIKKGSLTTEELDAFVSALQVAGTKPGQDKASGGRGSVREATTDKTISQLESMGVRIYGINKPLGEDSIDEILWDNIAGYDQQSGKLQFTYFIFYPLKSQL